A genomic stretch from Desulfolutivibrio sulfodismutans DSM 3696 includes:
- the hisI gene encoding phosphoribosyl-AMP cyclohydrolase, translating to MFAEKRNSVMSRPDFAKCKGLVPCIAQEADTGEVLMLAYMNEEAWEKTLATGEVHYYSRSRNALWRKGGTSGHVQKVKSIRLDCDKDTVLVLVEQLGGAACHTGYKSCFFTEIAPDGDRVCSPLIFDPKEVYK from the coding sequence ATTTTCGCGGAAAAAAGGAACTCCGTCATGTCCCGACCCGATTTCGCCAAGTGCAAAGGACTTGTCCCCTGCATCGCCCAGGAGGCCGACACGGGCGAGGTGCTCATGCTCGCCTATATGAACGAGGAGGCCTGGGAAAAAACCCTGGCCACGGGCGAGGTCCATTACTACAGCAGAAGCCGCAACGCCCTGTGGCGAAAGGGCGGCACCTCGGGCCACGTCCAGAAGGTCAAAAGCATACGCCTGGACTGCGACAAGGACACGGTCCTGGTCCTGGTGGAGCAGCTTGGCGGCGCGGCCTGCCACACGGGCTACAAAAGCTGCTTTTTCACGGAAATCGCCCCGGACGGCGACCGCGTCTGTTCGCCGCTCATCTTCGATCCCAAGGAGGTCTACAAATAA
- the hisG gene encoding ATP phosphoribosyltransferase: MTQPKKLKLGIPKGSLQDATIALFEKSGWKIRMHHRNYFPEINDPDIQCSMCRAQEMSRYVETGTLDAGLTGKDWILENNSDVVVVSDLVYSKVSNRPARWVLAVAADSPYRRPQDLAGKKIATELVSFTKSYFEAAEVPVAVEFSWGATEAKVVEGLADAIVEVTETGTTIKAHGLRIIAELLQTNTRLIANKAAWEDPFKRKKIENLDMLLQGALRAESLVGLKMNVPEEKMPAIMNLLPSLTAPTVANLYNKDWLSVEIVVSESLVRDLIPKLHELGAEGIIEYSLNKVI, from the coding sequence ATGACCCAGCCAAAAAAGCTCAAACTCGGCATCCCCAAGGGCTCTCTCCAGGACGCCACCATCGCCCTGTTCGAAAAGTCCGGATGGAAGATCCGGATGCACCACCGCAACTATTTCCCCGAGATCAACGACCCGGACATCCAGTGCAGCATGTGCCGGGCCCAGGAGATGTCGCGCTACGTGGAGACCGGCACCCTTGATGCGGGCCTGACCGGCAAGGACTGGATCCTGGAGAACAATTCCGACGTGGTGGTGGTGTCCGACCTGGTCTATTCCAAGGTCAGCAACCGCCCGGCCCGCTGGGTGCTGGCCGTGGCCGCCGACTCGCCGTATCGCCGTCCCCAGGATCTGGCCGGAAAGAAAATCGCCACGGAGTTGGTGAGCTTCACCAAATCCTATTTCGAGGCCGCCGAGGTGCCCGTGGCCGTGGAATTCTCCTGGGGCGCCACCGAGGCCAAGGTGGTCGAGGGCCTGGCTGACGCCATCGTGGAGGTCACCGAGACCGGCACCACCATCAAGGCCCACGGCCTGCGCATCATCGCCGAACTGCTTCAGACCAACACCCGGCTCATCGCCAACAAGGCCGCCTGGGAAGATCCCTTCAAGCGTAAAAAGATCGAAAACCTGGACATGCTCCTGCAGGGAGCGTTGCGGGCCGAAAGCCTGGTGGGGCTCAAGATGAACGTGCCCGAGGAAAAGATGCCCGCCATCATGAACCTTTTGCCCAGTCTCACCGCGCCCACCGTGGCCAACCTGTACAACAAGGACTGGCTGTCCGTGGAGATCGTGGTCTCCGAGAGCCTGGTGCGCGACCTGATCCCCAAGCTGCACGAGCTCGGGGCCGAAGGCATCATCGAATATTCCCTGAACAAGGTCATCTAG
- the era gene encoding GTPase Era, producing the protein MSHRFGHVAVLGPTNAGKSTFLNRVIGQKISIVSPKPQTTRNRITGILTTEQAQVVFLDTPGLHRQSRGISPLLLRSAWNALPMADVALLFFDARALAPKPNLLEAEARPLAKALGGDPMPVIVALNKVDAVRPKERLLPLLKEMALIFPQAEVFPISALSGQGVDEVVAAVAARLPEGPPQYGEDEITTAPVRFMAAEAVREKLFLALGQELPYGVAVEIESWDEQTNPAMPHISAVIYVPRTTHKGIVIGKGGEMLKKVGSEARAEIEELVGGRVHLELWVKVKPDWPGDKGFVRELGLGE; encoded by the coding sequence ATGTCCCACCGCTTTGGCCACGTGGCCGTCCTCGGCCCCACCAACGCCGGAAAATCCACCTTCCTCAACCGCGTGATCGGCCAGAAAATTTCCATCGTCTCGCCCAAGCCCCAGACCACCCGCAACCGCATCACCGGCATCCTGACCACGGAGCAGGCCCAGGTCGTCTTTCTGGACACCCCGGGCCTGCATCGCCAAAGCCGGGGCATAAGCCCGCTGCTTTTGCGCTCGGCCTGGAACGCCCTGCCCATGGCCGACGTGGCCCTGCTCTTTTTCGACGCCCGGGCCCTGGCCCCAAAGCCCAATCTGCTGGAGGCCGAGGCCCGGCCCCTGGCCAAGGCCCTGGGCGGCGACCCCATGCCCGTGATCGTGGCCTTAAACAAGGTGGATGCGGTGCGCCCCAAGGAGCGCCTGTTGCCGCTGCTCAAGGAGATGGCCCTGATCTTCCCCCAGGCCGAGGTGTTTCCCATAAGCGCCTTGTCGGGACAGGGCGTGGACGAGGTGGTGGCGGCCGTGGCCGCACGCCTGCCCGAGGGGCCGCCCCAGTACGGCGAAGACGAGATCACCACCGCGCCCGTGCGATTCATGGCCGCCGAGGCCGTGCGCGAGAAGCTTTTTCTGGCCCTGGGCCAGGAGCTGCCGTACGGCGTGGCCGTGGAGATCGAGTCCTGGGATGAGCAGACAAATCCGGCCATGCCCCACATTTCCGCCGTGATCTACGTGCCCCGGACAACGCATAAGGGCATCGTCATCGGCAAGGGCGGGGAGATGCTCAAAAAGGTGGGCTCCGAGGCCCGGGCCGAGATCGAGGAGCTTGTGGGCGGACGGGTGCATCTGGAGTTGTGGGTCAAGGTCAAGCCGGATTGGCCCGGGGACAAGGGCTTCGTGCGCGAATTGGGACTTGGGGAATAG
- the fliP gene encoding flagellar type III secretion system pore protein FliP (The bacterial flagellar biogenesis protein FliP forms a type III secretion system (T3SS)-type pore required for flagellar assembly.), with protein sequence MTGKPTLPQSSKRPILRTVLLSLLLLLPTAALAQDMPSLTLNLSAGQAEPARVSTLLEILMLLTVLSLAPSIVLTVTSYTRIIITFSFLRQAMGTAQMPPNQILASLAIFMTVVIMYPVGKQINDEALQPYMREEISLQDAAKKAEVPLRAFLFKHTREKDLSIFYTITKMERPDNRDQVPTIMLAAAYMISELKTGFTIGFLIYIPFLVLDMVISSILLAMGMMMLPPAMVSMPFKLLLFILVDGWTLLTGSLVNSFAL encoded by the coding sequence ATGACCGGGAAACCGACTTTGCCGCAGTCCTCGAAAAGGCCGATCCTCCGGACAGTTCTCCTTAGCCTTCTCCTGCTTCTGCCGACCGCTGCCCTGGCCCAGGACATGCCGTCGCTGACGCTCAACCTGTCCGCCGGGCAGGCCGAACCGGCCCGGGTCTCCACCCTTCTCGAAATCCTCATGCTCCTGACGGTGCTTTCCCTGGCTCCGTCCATCGTGCTCACGGTCACCTCGTACACCCGCATCATCATCACCTTTTCCTTCCTGCGCCAAGCCATGGGCACGGCCCAGATGCCCCCCAACCAGATTTTGGCCAGCCTGGCCATCTTCATGACCGTGGTCATCATGTACCCCGTGGGAAAACAGATCAACGACGAGGCCTTGCAGCCCTATATGCGCGAGGAAATTTCTCTCCAGGACGCCGCAAAAAAGGCCGAGGTTCCCCTGCGCGCCTTCCTCTTCAAGCACACCCGGGAGAAGGATCTCTCCATCTTCTACACCATCACCAAGATGGAGCGGCCTGACAACCGCGATCAGGTGCCGACCATCATGCTCGCCGCCGCCTACATGATCAGCGAGCTCAAGACCGGCTTCACCATCGGCTTTCTCATCTACATCCCGTTTCTGGTCCTGGACATGGTGATCTCCAGCATTCTTTTGGCCATGGGCATGATGATGCTGCCCCCGGCCATGGTGTCCATGCCGTTTAAGCTGCTCCTTTTCATCCTGGTGGACGGCTGGACGCTTCTGACCGGCTCCCTGGTCAACAGCTTCGCCCTTTGA
- the fliQ gene encoding flagellar biosynthesis protein FliQ codes for MTPETVIAIAREAIELALFMALPMLAVSLVVGVFVSILQSATQIQEMTLTFVPKILSMFLALLLAFPWLMDKMVTYTRELFLNLPNYIR; via the coding sequence ATGACCCCGGAAACCGTTATCGCCATCGCCCGCGAGGCCATCGAGCTGGCCCTGTTCATGGCCTTGCCCATGCTGGCCGTGAGCCTCGTGGTGGGCGTGTTCGTGAGCATCCTGCAATCCGCCACCCAGATCCAGGAGATGACGCTCACCTTCGTGCCCAAGATCCTGTCCATGTTTCTGGCCCTTTTGCTGGCCTTCCCCTGGCTCATGGACAAGATGGTCACCTATACCCGCGAACTGTTTCTCAACCTGCCGAACTACATCCGCTAG
- a CDS encoding potassium channel family protein — MAVLQIGIIGLGKFGYYLGKNLVGMGHQVLGLDADPEKVRNAQNVLTQVYQLEASDKKALEQIRVADMAHVVVSVGHSMEASILISLYLKELGASKIWVKAVSTDHEKILRRIGVDEVFIPERYAAKQLAHRLANPGLIEFLPMDQQVAIKELIVEAWAGKTLRQLALTNTYGVQVIAYRLQGEKHYSYIPKADEPLRQGDFLVVVGNEKKLSDLKP, encoded by the coding sequence ATGGCCGTTTTGCAGATCGGCATTATAGGATTGGGGAAATTCGGCTATTATCTGGGGAAAAACCTTGTAGGCATGGGGCATCAGGTGCTCGGCCTGGACGCCGACCCGGAAAAGGTGCGGAACGCCCAAAACGTCCTCACCCAGGTCTATCAGTTGGAGGCCTCGGATAAAAAGGCCCTGGAACAGATCCGGGTCGCGGACATGGCCCACGTGGTGGTCAGCGTGGGGCACTCCATGGAGGCCAGCATCCTCATCTCCCTGTACCTCAAGGAGCTTGGGGCGTCGAAAATCTGGGTCAAGGCCGTGTCCACGGACCACGAGAAGATTCTGCGCCGCATCGGCGTGGACGAGGTGTTCATCCCCGAACGCTACGCCGCCAAGCAACTGGCCCACAGGCTGGCCAACCCGGGGCTGATCGAGTTTCTGCCCATGGACCAGCAGGTGGCCATCAAGGAACTGATCGTGGAGGCCTGGGCCGGGAAGACCCTGCGGCAACTGGCCCTGACCAACACGTACGGAGTCCAGGTCATCGCCTACCGCCTGCAGGGGGAGAAACACTACAGCTACATTCCCAAGGCCGACGAGCCTCTGCGCCAGGGCGATTTCCTGGTGGTGGTGGGCAATGAGAAAAAACTGAGCGACCTAAAGCCCTAG
- a CDS encoding flagellar basal body-associated FliL family protein has protein sequence MAEEIEGGKKKSGLLKWIILAVLLLLLAGGGYFAYLKFFVAAPAETPPTAPAEGGEAPGHAEPAAEAPAKEEAHGEAASGHGGSDGHGGGKAAPAQSLVTVPTFVVNLADPSGRRYLKLSMDLEVKGGPEAIQGSMSKIRDALLMLLSSKSVEELAGVEGKIILRKDVADRINQVLGKPVVLRVYFTDFVIQ, from the coding sequence ATGGCCGAAGAAATTGAAGGCGGAAAGAAAAAATCCGGCTTGCTCAAATGGATCATCCTGGCCGTTTTGCTGTTGCTGTTGGCCGGAGGGGGCTATTTCGCCTATCTGAAGTTTTTCGTGGCCGCCCCGGCCGAGACCCCGCCCACGGCCCCGGCCGAGGGGGGGGAGGCGCCCGGGCATGCCGAACCGGCCGCCGAGGCCCCCGCCAAGGAGGAGGCCCACGGAGAGGCCGCGTCCGGCCATGGCGGTTCCGACGGGCATGGCGGCGGCAAGGCCGCCCCGGCGCAATCCCTGGTCACCGTTCCCACGTTTGTGGTCAATCTGGCCGATCCCTCGGGGCGGCGGTATCTGAAGCTCTCCATGGACCTGGAGGTCAAGGGCGGGCCTGAGGCCATCCAGGGGTCCATGTCCAAGATTCGCGACGCCCTGCTTATGCTTTTATCCTCCAAATCGGTGGAGGAGCTGGCCGGGGTGGAAGGCAAGATCATCCTGCGCAAGGATGTGGCCGACCGGATCAACCAAGTGCTTGGCAAGCCGGTGGTCCTGCGCGTGTATTTCACAGATTTCGTGATTCAGTAG
- the obgE gene encoding GTPase ObgE, producing the protein MRFVDEAVITVRSGKGGAGSISFRREKFVPLGGPDGGDGGKGGDMVFRASDNLLTLYDLRLKRIYGAKNGKGGMGQQRYGAAGPDLVVDVPTGTQIYEIAEDGAETLAMDLVRNGQTWIACQGGRGGKGNMHFASATMRAPRFAQPGEPGEEKKLRLELKVLADIGIIGLPNAGKSTLIAAVSHAKPKIAPYAFTTLSPNLGVIEDAEGRRIVMADIPGLIEGAHQGLGLGHQFLKHVERTKALVHLMSVEDINLDDPMAGFAVVDEELARFDPKLAERPQIRVLNKIDLLDAETLAALRAAVPGETLLASARDRIGLDSVLLAMSAMVYPEGEEGEG; encoded by the coding sequence ATGCGATTCGTTGATGAGGCGGTGATCACCGTCAGATCGGGCAAGGGCGGGGCCGGAAGCATTTCCTTTCGGCGGGAAAAATTCGTACCCCTGGGAGGCCCCGACGGCGGCGACGGCGGCAAGGGCGGCGACATGGTCTTTCGGGCCTCGGACAACCTGCTTACCCTCTACGATCTGCGCCTGAAGCGCATCTACGGGGCCAAAAACGGCAAGGGCGGCATGGGGCAGCAGCGCTACGGGGCCGCAGGGCCGGATCTGGTGGTGGATGTGCCCACGGGCACCCAGATTTACGAAATCGCCGAGGACGGTGCGGAAACCCTGGCCATGGATCTGGTGCGAAACGGCCAGACCTGGATCGCCTGCCAGGGCGGCCGCGGCGGCAAGGGCAACATGCACTTCGCCTCGGCCACCATGCGCGCCCCCCGGTTCGCCCAGCCCGGAGAGCCCGGCGAGGAAAAGAAACTGCGCCTGGAGCTTAAGGTGCTGGCCGACATCGGCATCATCGGCCTGCCCAACGCCGGAAAATCCACGCTCATCGCCGCCGTGTCCCACGCCAAGCCCAAGATCGCGCCCTATGCCTTCACCACCCTGTCCCCCAACCTGGGGGTCATCGAGGACGCCGAGGGACGGCGCATCGTCATGGCCGACATCCCCGGCCTCATCGAGGGGGCCCACCAGGGATTGGGGCTGGGGCACCAGTTCCTCAAGCATGTGGAGCGCACCAAGGCCCTGGTGCACCTCATGAGCGTGGAGGACATAAACCTAGACGACCCCATGGCCGGATTTGCCGTGGTGGACGAGGAACTGGCCCGCTTCGACCCGAAGCTGGCCGAGAGGCCGCAGATCCGGGTCTTGAACAAGATCGACCTGCTGGACGCCGAAACGCTGGCCGCCCTGCGGGCCGCCGTGCCTGGCGAGACCTTGCTGGCGTCGGCCCGGGACCGGATCGGCCTTGACTCGGTGCTTTTGGCCATGAGTGCGATGGTCTATCCGGAAGGGGAGGAGGGGGAGGGATAG
- the fliO gene encoding flagellar biosynthetic protein FliO: MPDAAAQSAYGLSSVAAQMALALLLLLGVILAAFYVLRRFGPRLGLPLARKNTGLTFEGQLALGPKRSVVLVRFLNKVMVLGVTEQSINLLTEIDDNHDRETDFAAVLEKADPPDSSP, encoded by the coding sequence TTGCCTGACGCCGCCGCCCAGTCCGCCTACGGGCTTTCTTCCGTGGCCGCCCAGATGGCCCTGGCGCTGTTGCTGCTCCTGGGCGTCATTTTAGCGGCCTTTTACGTCCTGCGGCGTTTCGGCCCGCGCCTGGGGCTGCCCCTGGCCAGAAAGAACACCGGCCTGACCTTTGAGGGGCAACTGGCTCTTGGGCCCAAGCGGAGTGTTGTGTTGGTCCGGTTCTTGAATAAGGTCATGGTGCTCGGCGTCACCGAGCAGTCCATCAACCTGTTGACCGAGATCGATGACAACCATGACCGGGAAACCGACTTTGCCGCAGTCCTCGAAAAGGCCGATCCTCCGGACAGTTCTCCTTAG
- the rlmN gene encoding 23S rRNA (adenine(2503)-C(2))-methyltransferase RlmN, whose translation MTTPVNLIDLSFHELEAFLTAMGEAPYRARQIWQWLWQKGCRDIAAFSDVAKSLRAALAERAEVRWPEVVREQASRDGTAKFLLRLADGEAVETVLIPEKDHYTQCLSTQAGCALGCTFCATGRMGFRRNLTPGEILGQILVARQWLWDRQSALALRNLVFMGMGEPLLNYDNLLQALEALHHPQGLDFSSRRITLSTAGIVKNLLAFGATGLGSLAVSLHAPNQELRAEIMPVARSTPLSELMAALKDYPLKPRERLTFEYLLLDGVNDSPAQARELVRLLSHVKAKVNLIAFNPVPGIPYGAPSPARVEAFQDVLRQKGLTATLRKSKGADIAAACGQLRNEGVA comes from the coding sequence ATGACGACGCCTGTGAACCTGATCGACCTGTCCTTCCACGAGCTGGAGGCCTTTTTGACCGCCATGGGCGAGGCCCCGTACCGGGCCCGCCAGATATGGCAATGGCTGTGGCAGAAAGGCTGCCGGGACATCGCCGCCTTTTCCGACGTGGCCAAGTCCCTGCGGGCCGCGCTGGCCGAGCGGGCCGAGGTCCGCTGGCCCGAGGTGGTCCGGGAGCAGGCCTCGCGCGACGGCACGGCCAAGTTCCTGTTGCGCCTGGCCGACGGCGAGGCCGTGGAGACCGTGCTCATCCCGGAAAAGGACCATTACACCCAATGCCTGTCCACCCAGGCCGGGTGCGCCCTGGGGTGCACCTTCTGCGCCACGGGAAGGATGGGGTTTCGCCGCAACCTGACCCCTGGGGAGATCCTCGGGCAGATCCTGGTGGCCCGGCAGTGGCTTTGGGACCGGCAGTCCGCCCTGGCCCTGCGCAACCTGGTGTTCATGGGCATGGGCGAACCGCTTTTGAACTATGACAATCTCCTGCAGGCCCTGGAAGCCCTGCACCATCCCCAGGGCCTGGACTTCTCCAGCCGCCGCATCACCCTGTCCACGGCCGGGATCGTCAAGAACCTGCTGGCCTTCGGGGCCACGGGCCTGGGATCGCTGGCCGTGTCCCTGCACGCCCCCAACCAGGAGCTTCGGGCCGAGATCATGCCCGTGGCCCGGTCCACGCCCCTTTCCGAGCTCATGGCGGCCCTCAAAGACTATCCGCTCAAGCCCCGGGAGCGGCTGACCTTCGAATATCTGCTTTTGGACGGGGTCAACGACTCCCCGGCCCAGGCCAGGGAACTGGTGCGGCTTTTGTCCCACGTCAAGGCCAAGGTGAATCTCATCGCGTTCAACCCCGTGCCGGGCATTCCGTATGGCGCGCCGAGTCCGGCCCGGGTGGAGGCGTTTCAGGACGTCTTGCGCCAAAAGGGCCTCACGGCCACCCTGCGCAAGTCCAAGGGCGCGGACATCGCGGCGGCCTGCGGGCAGTTGCGCAACGAGGGAGTGGCGTAA
- a CDS encoding HDIG domain-containing metalloprotein has product MNPSFKEAATLCKTIMRNGYDAYVVNARLQDKAHGQGSVEIDICTDMSLPDLQKIFPTVEATETDTAFAVFRPESGIIFFYPADTEDGSHPEDCVAMVTPRLLKKLQDTGEIPLHLACPYLPRPKELHDGFADLESGEIRLVGIPDQTLRQNYLRAVRALRFSANYNLPIEHNTWMAILRAARRVLDYASTNDIIDEWRKVEAENMAAFVRLLYESMILHGLIPELAAMARIRQQKNETEEETVFDHTLDVMAHYPQELPYDWYGALACLFHDVGKLHTAEFFDGRWTFYQHHRVGAKVTRKILSRLHFPPEEVDLVCFLVRHHMRFHFMLTDRGIRRFKALDEYPRLIEMVRADIKARGGSYKEFNHNMKMLDRSDTPEDMLEPLLNGGRIMQLTGLKPGPAVGLLRDALLKAQISGDVTSVDEAVAFVARHSAADSL; this is encoded by the coding sequence ATGAATCCGTCTTTCAAGGAAGCCGCGACGCTGTGCAAAACCATTATGCGCAACGGCTACGACGCCTACGTGGTCAACGCCCGGTTGCAGGACAAAGCCCACGGCCAGGGGAGCGTGGAGATCGACATCTGCACGGACATGTCCCTGCCCGACCTGCAAAAGATCTTCCCCACGGTCGAGGCCACCGAGACCGACACGGCCTTCGCCGTCTTTCGTCCCGAGTCGGGAATCATTTTCTTCTATCCGGCGGACACCGAGGACGGCTCCCATCCCGAGGACTGCGTGGCCATGGTCACCCCGAGACTCCTGAAAAAACTCCAGGACACCGGGGAAATCCCCCTGCATCTGGCCTGCCCCTATCTGCCGCGCCCCAAGGAACTCCACGACGGGTTCGCGGACCTGGAATCCGGCGAGATACGCCTGGTCGGCATCCCCGACCAGACCCTGCGCCAGAACTATCTTCGCGCCGTACGGGCCCTGCGCTTTTCCGCCAACTACAACCTGCCCATCGAACACAACACCTGGATGGCCATTTTACGGGCCGCCCGCCGGGTGCTCGATTACGCCTCCACCAACGACATCATCGACGAATGGCGCAAGGTCGAGGCCGAAAACATGGCTGCCTTCGTCAGGCTGCTCTACGAATCCATGATCCTGCACGGGCTCATCCCGGAACTGGCGGCCATGGCCCGCATCCGGCAGCAGAAAAACGAGACCGAGGAAGAGACCGTTTTCGACCACACCCTCGACGTCATGGCCCACTATCCCCAGGAGCTGCCCTACGACTGGTACGGCGCCCTGGCCTGCCTGTTCCACGACGTGGGCAAGCTGCACACGGCGGAATTCTTCGACGGCCGCTGGACCTTCTACCAGCACCACCGGGTGGGCGCGAAAGTCACGCGCAAAATCCTCTCCCGGCTGCACTTTCCGCCCGAGGAAGTCGATCTGGTGTGTTTTCTGGTGCGCCACCACATGCGCTTCCACTTCATGCTCACCGACCGGGGCATCCGCCGCTTCAAGGCCCTGGACGAATACCCGCGCCTGATCGAAATGGTGCGCGCCGACATCAAGGCCCGGGGCGGCAGCTACAAGGAATTCAACCACAACATGAAGATGCTCGACCGCTCCGACACCCCGGAGGACATGCTCGAGCCGCTTTTAAACGGCGGCCGGATCATGCAGCTCACGGGCCTCAAACCCGGACCCGCCGTGGGGCTTCTGCGCGACGCCCTGCTCAAGGCCCAGATTTCCGGCGACGTGACCAGCGTGGACGAGGCCGTGGCCTTCGTCGCCCGGCACAGCGCCGCCGACAGCCTGTAA
- a CDS encoding YggS family pyridoxal phosphate-dependent enzyme: MNDDLSLDGRLARVRERIVRACGKAGRDPAGVTLVAVSKFHPAEAVAALRACGQRIFGESYVQEALPKMEALADAGIQWHFIGRLQKNKAKFAVGRFALIHTVDSVELARTLQNKALAASVVQPVLIQVNVDDEPQKAGVAASLAPELAEAVVGMANLDLQGLMVLPRALDDPQAARPAFAALRVLRDALATRLGRALPVLSMGMSGDLEPAVEEGATHVRIGTDIFGPRHA, from the coding sequence ATGAACGATGATTTGAGCCTTGACGGACGCCTCGCCCGGGTCCGGGAGCGCATTGTCCGGGCCTGCGGAAAGGCGGGGCGCGATCCGGCCGGGGTGACCCTGGTGGCGGTGTCCAAGTTTCATCCGGCGGAGGCTGTGGCGGCCTTGCGGGCGTGCGGACAGCGGATTTTCGGCGAGAGCTACGTGCAGGAGGCCCTGCCCAAGATGGAGGCTCTGGCGGATGCGGGCATCCAGTGGCACTTCATCGGACGATTGCAGAAAAACAAGGCCAAGTTCGCCGTGGGCCGCTTTGCCCTGATCCATACCGTGGACTCGGTGGAATTGGCCCGGACTTTGCAAAATAAAGCCCTGGCCGCCAGCGTGGTGCAGCCGGTGCTCATCCAGGTCAACGTGGACGACGAGCCGCAAAAGGCGGGCGTGGCCGCGTCCCTGGCCCCGGAACTGGCCGAGGCCGTGGTCGGCATGGCCAACCTGGACCTTCAGGGGCTCATGGTCCTGCCCCGGGCCCTGGACGACCCCCAGGCGGCGCGTCCGGCCTTCGCCGCCCTGCGCGTCCTGCGCGACGCCTTGGCGACGCGCCTGGGGCGGGCCTTGCCGGTCTTGTCCATGGGCATGAGCGGCGACCTGGAGCCTGCCGTGGAGGAAGGGGCCACCCACGTCCGGATTGGGACGGATATTTTTGGCCCGCGCCACGCCTGA
- the fliN gene encoding flagellar motor switch protein FliN, translating into MGSDDQDQDQLAAEWAAALAEQENEDEDAAPAAGGKAASSGTDAALADEWAAALADEEEQHLKKEREQEQFSRQSHTAQFKDLTQDAKAPRAEGGARRDLDFILDIPLDVSAELGRTKLLINELLQLGQGSVIELNKLAGEPLEIYVNGKLVARGEAVVINEKFGVRLTDIISPIERVKQLA; encoded by the coding sequence ATGGGCTCAGACGATCAGGATCAAGACCAGCTGGCCGCCGAATGGGCCGCCGCCCTGGCTGAACAGGAAAACGAGGACGAGGACGCTGCGCCTGCTGCGGGTGGCAAGGCGGCCTCTTCGGGGACGGACGCCGCCTTGGCCGATGAATGGGCCGCCGCCCTGGCCGACGAGGAGGAGCAGCACCTCAAGAAGGAACGGGAGCAGGAGCAGTTTTCGCGTCAAAGCCACACGGCCCAGTTCAAGGATTTGACGCAGGACGCCAAGGCCCCCCGGGCCGAAGGCGGCGCCAGGCGCGACCTGGATTTCATCCTGGACATCCCCCTGGACGTCTCCGCCGAACTGGGGCGCACCAAGCTCCTTATCAACGAGTTGTTGCAGCTTGGGCAGGGTTCGGTCATTGAGCTCAACAAGCTGGCGGGCGAGCCGCTGGAGATCTACGTCAACGGCAAGCTTGTGGCCCGGGGCGAGGCCGTGGTCATCAACGAAAAATTCGGCGTGCGCCTAACCGACATCATAAGCCCCATCGAGAGGGTCAAACAGCTTGCCTGA